In Paenibacillus sp. FSL M7-0420, a single genomic region encodes these proteins:
- a CDS encoding D-alanine--D-alanine ligase, giving the protein MLRVGVIMGGVSSEYEVSLKTGREMLKALDPAKYTAVPVHITSRKELLERVAGLDFALLALHGAYGEDGTVQGALETLGIPYSGSGVLASSLCMDKGLAKTVIRSKSIPTPDWLCWDSMDEYAPEAVQRLGYPVMVKPNSGGSSIGMTKVNHPQELAGAVEKAFACAEEGSVLIEHYIPGQEITCSILGGEMLPVIGIQSLSADWFDYEAKYERGGAEERIIRLPDALQEQVQTAALTSYRALKCAVYARVDMLLKDGIPYVLEVNTLPGMTATSLLPQSAAAAGMDFSSLLDEIITRSLRERGGLQGASGEGARMAMDAGMKQKGQVKEAQQANHTHQPPQAQTVEYGGVRL; this is encoded by the coding sequence ATGCTTAGAGTAGGGGTTATTATGGGCGGGGTGTCGTCCGAATATGAGGTATCGCTGAAGACCGGCAGGGAGATGCTGAAGGCGCTTGATCCGGCAAAATACACAGCGGTTCCGGTACACATTACCTCGCGCAAAGAGCTGCTGGAACGGGTAGCGGGACTGGACTTCGCGCTGCTTGCCCTGCATGGGGCCTACGGGGAAGATGGTACGGTGCAGGGAGCCCTGGAGACGCTCGGAATTCCGTATTCCGGGAGCGGGGTGCTCGCAAGCAGCTTATGTATGGATAAAGGGCTGGCCAAGACGGTCATCCGCAGTAAAAGCATCCCCACACCCGATTGGCTGTGCTGGGACAGCATGGACGAATATGCCCCGGAAGCCGTGCAGCGGCTCGGTTATCCGGTGATGGTGAAGCCGAATTCCGGCGGGTCCAGCATCGGCATGACCAAGGTGAATCATCCGCAGGAGCTGGCGGGCGCGGTTGAGAAGGCTTTTGCCTGCGCTGAAGAAGGCTCTGTGCTCATTGAACACTATATCCCGGGACAGGAGATTACCTGCTCTATCCTGGGGGGAGAAATGCTGCCGGTCATCGGCATCCAATCGCTGAGTGCGGACTGGTTCGATTATGAGGCTAAATACGAGCGTGGCGGCGCGGAGGAGCGGATCATCCGGTTGCCGGATGCGTTGCAGGAACAGGTGCAGACGGCGGCGTTAACCAGCTACCGGGCGCTCAAATGCGCAGTGTATGCACGGGTGGATATGCTGTTGAAGGATGGCATCCCTTATGTGCTGGAGGTGAACACCTTGCCCGGAATGACAGCAACCAGTCTGTTGCCCCAGAGTGCAGCGGCAGCCGGGATGGACTTCAGCAGCCTGCTGGATGAGATTATTACCAGATCACTGCGGGAGCGCGGGGGGCTGCAAGGTGCATCTGGAGAGGGAGCGCGGATGGCTATGGATGCTGGAATGAAGCAGAAGGGGCAGGTTAAGGAGGCGCAGCAAGCCAATCATACCCATCAACCCCCTCAAGCGCAGACTGTAGAATATGGAGGTGTCAGGCTATGA